A portion of the Rhodococcus pseudokoreensis genome contains these proteins:
- the glnA gene encoding type I glutamate--ammonia ligase, translated as MAFTTAEEVIKFIKDENVEYVDIRFSDLPGVQQHFSIPASAFNQDVFEDGLAFDGSSVRGFQSIHESDMMLLPDVATAQIDPFRAAKTLNINFFVHDPFTRESYSRDPRNVARKAEEYLKSTGIADTAFFGAEAEFYIFDSVRYDSGINGAFYELDSISGSWNTGNDVNADGSPNLGYKVRPKGGYFPVAPYDHYVDLRDEISTNLQNAGFELERGHHEVGTGGQQEINYKFNTLLAAADDLQLFKYIVKNTAWQHGKSATFMPKPLFGDNGSGMHVHQSLWKDGKPLFHDEAGYAGLSDMARHYIGGILHHAPSLLAFTNPTINSYHRLVPGYEAPINLVYSQRNRSAAVRIPITGNNPKAKRLEFRAPDSSGNPYLNFAAQMMAGLDGIKNKIEPQAPVDKDLYELPPEEARNIPQAPTSLSAVIDRLEADHDYLTEGGVFTSDLIETWISLKREQEIAPVNLRPHPYEFQLYYDV; from the coding sequence GTGGCGTTCACCACGGCCGAAGAGGTCATCAAGTTCATCAAGGACGAGAACGTCGAGTACGTCGACATCCGGTTCAGCGACCTGCCGGGCGTGCAGCAGCACTTCTCGATCCCCGCGTCCGCGTTCAACCAGGACGTGTTCGAGGACGGCCTCGCGTTCGACGGTTCGTCCGTCCGCGGCTTCCAGTCGATCCACGAGTCCGACATGATGCTCCTCCCCGACGTCGCCACCGCCCAGATCGACCCCTTCCGCGCCGCCAAGACGCTGAACATCAACTTCTTCGTGCACGACCCGTTCACGCGTGAGTCCTACAGCCGCGACCCGCGTAACGTCGCGCGCAAGGCCGAGGAATACCTGAAGTCGACCGGCATCGCCGACACCGCCTTCTTCGGCGCCGAGGCCGAGTTCTACATCTTCGACTCGGTCCGATACGACTCCGGCATCAACGGCGCGTTCTACGAGCTCGATTCCATCTCGGGTTCCTGGAACACCGGCAACGACGTGAACGCCGACGGCAGCCCCAACCTGGGCTACAAGGTCCGCCCCAAGGGTGGATACTTCCCCGTCGCTCCGTACGACCACTACGTCGACCTGCGCGACGAGATCTCCACCAACCTGCAGAACGCGGGCTTCGAGCTCGAGCGCGGCCACCACGAGGTGGGCACCGGCGGCCAGCAGGAGATCAACTACAAGTTCAACACGCTGCTCGCAGCCGCTGACGACCTGCAGTTGTTCAAGTACATCGTGAAGAACACCGCCTGGCAGCACGGCAAGTCGGCCACCTTCATGCCGAAGCCGCTGTTCGGCGACAACGGTTCGGGCATGCACGTCCACCAGTCGCTGTGGAAGGACGGCAAGCCGCTGTTCCACGACGAGGCCGGCTACGCGGGTCTGTCCGACATGGCGCGTCACTACATCGGCGGCATCCTGCACCACGCTCCGTCGCTGCTGGCGTTCACCAACCCGACGATCAACTCGTACCACCGTCTGGTGCCGGGCTACGAAGCCCCCATCAACCTGGTGTACAGCCAGCGCAACCGCTCGGCGGCCGTGCGTATCCCGATCACCGGCAACAACCCGAAGGCCAAGCGCCTCGAGTTCCGCGCCCCCGACTCCTCGGGTAACCCCTACCTGAACTTCGCGGCGCAGATGATGGCCGGCCTGGACGGCATCAAGAACAAGATCGAGCCGCAGGCTCCCGTCGACAAGGACCTCTACGAGCTCCCGCCGGAGGAGGCCCGCAACATCCCGCAGGCTCCCACCAGCCTGTCGGCTGTCATCGACCGCCTCGAGGCGGACCACGACTACCTCACCGAGGGTGGCGTGTTCACGTCCGACCTGATCGAGACGTGGATCTCGCTCAAGCGTGAGCAGGAAATCGCTCCGGTCAACCTGCGTCCGCACCCCTACGAGTTCCAGCTGTACTACGACGTGTAA
- a CDS encoding RDD family protein, with translation MARITGSWLSGPSAALPNGADETTQSFRGERLGLQAEGPGSLASTGRRLAALMIDWVSSAGVAALIIGDNFFDGPFSTITLLVWFVVGVTTVTLFSFTPGQLFLGMQVARVDGPARVGFVRALVRQALLVFVVPGTITDIDGRGMQDRATGTALIRTR, from the coding sequence ATGGCACGTATCACCGGTTCTTGGCTCTCCGGACCTTCGGCGGCACTGCCGAACGGCGCCGACGAGACGACGCAGTCCTTCCGGGGCGAGCGCCTCGGGTTGCAGGCGGAAGGACCCGGTTCACTCGCGAGCACGGGACGCCGTCTCGCCGCACTGATGATCGACTGGGTGTCGTCGGCGGGCGTCGCGGCACTGATCATCGGCGACAACTTCTTCGACGGTCCGTTCTCCACGATCACACTGCTGGTCTGGTTCGTCGTCGGTGTCACCACGGTGACGCTGTTCTCCTTCACTCCGGGGCAGTTGTTCCTCGGCATGCAGGTGGCGCGCGTGGACGGACCCGCCCGCGTCGGCTTCGTGCGGGCCCTGGTGCGTCAGGCGCTGCTCGTGTTCGTCGTGCCCGGCACCATCACGGACATCGACGGTCGCGGCATGCAGGACCGCGCCACCGGCACCGCACTGATTCGCACGCGCTGA
- a CDS encoding DUF4191 domain-containing protein, which produces MANGSKSGKAGKPSKEAKAAAKAARRQASKERRTQLWQAFQMQRKEDKLLLPLMLGTLVGLAVVFFLVGLIWGLQWFLLPIGLLLGVLGAFIIFGRRVQKTVYGKAEGQAGAAAWALDNMQGSWRVTSAVAGTTQLDAVHRVIGRPGVILVAEGSPQRVKSLLAQEKKKTARLVGDTPIYDIVIGNDEGQVPLSQLQKHLNKLPKNIDTKRMDAIESRLAALSGRGGGAALPKGPMPGGAKMRGVQRTIRRR; this is translated from the coding sequence ATGGCGAACGGCAGTAAATCCGGTAAAGCGGGCAAACCCAGTAAAGAAGCAAAGGCAGCCGCCAAGGCAGCCCGCAGGCAGGCGTCGAAGGAACGCAGAACCCAGCTCTGGCAGGCGTTCCAGATGCAGCGCAAGGAAGACAAGCTGCTGTTGCCGCTCATGCTCGGCACACTCGTCGGACTCGCGGTGGTGTTCTTCCTCGTCGGTCTGATCTGGGGCCTGCAGTGGTTCCTCCTCCCGATCGGCCTCCTCCTCGGCGTTCTCGGTGCGTTCATCATCTTCGGCCGGCGCGTGCAGAAGACGGTGTACGGCAAGGCCGAGGGCCAGGCCGGTGCGGCCGCGTGGGCGCTCGACAACATGCAGGGCTCCTGGCGCGTGACCAGCGCGGTCGCGGGCACCACCCAGCTCGACGCCGTTCACCGCGTGATCGGACGCCCCGGCGTCATCCTGGTCGCCGAGGGATCACCGCAGCGCGTGAAGTCGCTCCTGGCCCAGGAGAAGAAGAAGACGGCGCGCCTCGTCGGCGACACCCCGATCTACGACATCGTCATCGGCAACGACGAGGGCCAGGTCCCGCTGTCGCAGCTGCAGAAGCACCTGAACAAGCTCCCCAAGAACATCGACACCAAGCGGATGGACGCCATCGAGTCGCGGCTCGCCGCGCTCAGCGGCCGCGGCGGCGGCGCCGCACTGCCCAAGGGTCCGATGCCCGGCGGCGCGAAGATGCGCGGCGTGCAGCGCACCATCCGTCGCCGCTAG
- the lipA gene encoding lipoyl synthase, protein MTVAPEGRKLLRLEIRNAETPIERKPNWIKTRAKMGPEYSELKGLVKREGLHTVCEEAGCPNIYECWEDREATFLIGGEQCTRRCDFCQIDTGKPTDLDRDEPRRVAESVQAMGLRYSTITGVARDDLPDGGAWLYAETVRQIHQLNPGTGVENLIPDFNGKPDLLAEVFDSRPEVLAHNLETVPRIFKRIRPAFRYERSLGVITAARDFGLVTKSNLILGMGETPDEVHQAMLDLHAAGCDILTITQYLRPSPRHHPVERWVKPEEFVEHSQAAEEIGFAGVMAGPLVRSSYRAGRLYAQAMAHHGRELPAGQAHLTEGGDASQEASSLMARLAR, encoded by the coding sequence GTGACTGTGGCCCCAGAAGGACGCAAATTGCTCCGCCTCGAGATCCGAAACGCGGAGACTCCGATCGAACGCAAACCGAACTGGATCAAGACGAGAGCGAAGATGGGCCCGGAATACTCCGAGCTCAAGGGCCTCGTCAAACGCGAGGGTTTGCACACCGTCTGCGAAGAAGCCGGCTGCCCCAACATCTACGAATGCTGGGAAGACCGCGAGGCGACATTCCTCATCGGCGGCGAACAATGCACCCGCCGCTGCGACTTCTGCCAGATCGACACCGGCAAACCCACAGACCTCGACCGCGACGAACCCCGCCGCGTCGCCGAATCCGTCCAGGCGATGGGACTGCGGTACTCCACCATCACCGGCGTCGCCCGCGACGACCTCCCCGACGGCGGCGCCTGGCTCTACGCCGAGACCGTCCGCCAGATCCACCAGCTCAACCCCGGCACCGGCGTCGAGAACCTCATCCCCGATTTCAACGGCAAGCCGGACCTGCTCGCCGAGGTCTTCGACTCCCGCCCCGAGGTCCTCGCCCACAACCTCGAGACCGTGCCCCGCATCTTCAAGCGGATCCGCCCCGCGTTCCGCTACGAACGCTCCCTCGGCGTGATCACCGCCGCCCGCGACTTCGGACTGGTCACCAAGTCCAACCTGATCCTCGGCATGGGCGAGACCCCCGACGAGGTCCACCAGGCGATGCTCGACCTGCACGCCGCCGGCTGCGACATCCTCACCATCACCCAGTACCTGCGCCCCTCCCCCCGGCACCACCCCGTCGAGCGGTGGGTCAAGCCCGAAGAGTTCGTCGAGCACTCCCAGGCCGCCGAGGAGATCGGGTTCGCCGGCGTCATGGCCGGACCGCTCGTGCGCTCGTCGTACCGCGCCGGCCGCCTCTACGCGCAGGCGATGGCCCACCACGGCCGCGAATTGCCTGCTGGACAGGCGCATCTCACCGAAGGCGGTGACGCCTCGCAGGAGGCGAGTTCCCTCATGGCGCGCCTCGCCCGCTGA
- the lipB gene encoding lipoyl(octanoyl) transferase LipB codes for MSSATQSARFSPSPIAVEHLGTIGYVDAWDRQRELAAERAENAGTDTLLLLEHPAVYTAGRRTEPEDRPTDGTPVIDVDRGGKITWHGPGQLVGYPIVKLAEPVDVVRYVRRLEQALIAVCTDLGIVCGRVDGRSGVWLPASLDNGQWLPERKVAAIGVRVQRGVALHGFSLNCNSVLTGFDAIIPCGIRDAGVTSLSRELGRDVTVEEVTPAVTAAVVAALDGALPVTDHDIERVTFDSATAEKTSAAPTFTTVQYG; via the coding sequence ATGAGCAGCGCGACACAATCCGCCCGTTTCAGCCCCTCCCCGATCGCCGTCGAACACCTCGGCACGATCGGGTACGTCGACGCCTGGGACCGACAGCGCGAGCTGGCGGCCGAACGCGCCGAGAACGCGGGTACCGACACGCTGCTCCTGCTCGAACACCCCGCTGTCTACACCGCGGGACGCCGGACCGAACCGGAGGACCGTCCCACCGACGGCACGCCCGTCATCGACGTCGACCGAGGCGGGAAGATCACCTGGCACGGTCCGGGACAGCTGGTGGGGTACCCGATCGTCAAGCTCGCCGAACCGGTCGACGTCGTGCGGTACGTCCGCAGGCTCGAGCAGGCGCTGATCGCCGTGTGCACCGACCTCGGCATCGTCTGCGGCCGGGTGGACGGCCGCTCCGGCGTGTGGCTGCCCGCCTCCCTCGACAACGGGCAGTGGCTGCCCGAGCGGAAGGTCGCGGCGATCGGGGTGCGGGTGCAGCGCGGCGTCGCCCTGCACGGCTTCTCGCTCAACTGCAATTCCGTCCTGACGGGGTTCGACGCGATCATCCCGTGTGGCATCCGCGACGCCGGCGTGACGTCGCTGTCGCGGGAACTGGGCCGCGACGTCACGGTCGAGGAGGTCACGCCGGCCGTCACCGCCGCTGTCGTGGCCGCGCTGGACGGCGCCCTCCCGGTGACCGACCACGACATCGAACGGGTCACGTTCGACTCCGCGACGGCCGAGAAGACGTCCGCCGCCCCCACCTTCACTACTGTTCAGTACGGTTGA
- a CDS encoding TIGR01777 family oxidoreductase, protein MRVVVAGSSGLIGTALVSSLRGDGHDVVRLVRRSSAGPDESRWDPQKDRLDTGILVDADAVVNLCGVGIGDKRWTGAYKQLIRDSRIAATDVLAEAVAEAGVPVFVNASAVGYYGDTGDRVVDETSPSGTGFLADTCRDWEAATAPADDSKIRTVRLRSGIVLSPHGGLLGRLKTLYSFGLGGRLGNGRQYLSWISLEDEVDAIKFVLSRDDVAGPVNVTGPAPVTNAQFNGAVARTMHRPAPWIVPGFALSALVGEFAQEGILAGQRAIPTVLENAGFRFRHNTIGEALDAALVR, encoded by the coding sequence ATGCGCGTGGTCGTCGCCGGATCCTCCGGGCTGATTGGCACCGCTCTCGTCTCGTCCCTCCGCGGCGACGGTCACGACGTCGTCCGCCTGGTCCGCCGGTCGTCGGCGGGTCCCGACGAATCGCGCTGGGATCCGCAGAAGGACCGGCTCGACACCGGGATCCTCGTGGACGCCGACGCGGTCGTGAATCTGTGCGGCGTCGGGATCGGTGACAAACGCTGGACCGGCGCATACAAACAACTGATCCGGGACAGCCGGATCGCGGCCACCGACGTCCTGGCCGAGGCCGTCGCCGAGGCCGGGGTGCCCGTGTTCGTGAATGCGAGCGCGGTCGGCTACTACGGCGACACCGGCGACCGCGTCGTCGACGAGACCTCGCCGTCCGGGACGGGTTTCCTCGCGGACACCTGCCGCGACTGGGAGGCGGCGACGGCCCCCGCCGACGACTCGAAGATCCGGACGGTGCGGCTGCGCAGCGGCATCGTCCTGTCCCCCCACGGCGGCCTGCTCGGCCGGCTGAAGACGCTGTACTCGTTCGGGCTCGGCGGCCGGCTCGGGAACGGCCGCCAGTACCTGTCGTGGATCTCGTTGGAGGACGAGGTCGATGCGATCAAATTCGTGCTCTCCCGCGACGACGTGGCCGGTCCCGTGAACGTCACCGGTCCGGCGCCCGTCACGAACGCGCAGTTCAACGGCGCGGTCGCTCGGACGATGCACCGCCCCGCCCCGTGGATCGTCCCCGGGTTCGCACTCAGCGCGCTGGTGGGTGAGTTCGCGCAGGAGGGCATCCTGGCCGGGCAGCGCGCGATCCCGACGGTGCTCGAGAACGCGGGATTCCGGTTCCGGCACAACACCATCGGGGAAGCGCTCGACGCCGCCCTCGTGCGGTGA
- the sucB gene encoding 2-oxoglutarate dehydrogenase, E2 component, dihydrolipoamide succinyltransferase encodes MAFSVQMPALGESVTEGTVTRWLKQEGDAVEVDEPLLEVSTDKVDTEIPSPVAGVLSKIVAQEDDTVEIGGELAVIGDAGEAPASDSAPAPAAEEPAAEPAPAAEAPAAEPAPAASGGSAEGTAVNMPELGESVTEGTVTRWLKAVGDEVAVDEPLVEVSTDKVDTEIPSPVAGTLLEISAEEDDTVAVGGQLAVIGSGAPAAKPAPKPEPTPEPAKPAPAPEPAKPAPAQSAPAPAAAPAASAPAPAAAAPAAAATSGDSTPYVTPLVRKLAADNGVDLSSVTGTGVGGRIRKQDVLAAAEAKKAPAAAAAPAAAPAAAAAPAAASAGVRPELAHLRGTTQKANRIRQITATKTRESLQSTAQLTQTFEIDVTRIAALRAQAKNTFLEREGVKLTFLPFFAKAVVEALKSHPNINASYDEANKQITYYDAEHLGIAVDTDQGLLSPVIHNAGDLSLAGLARAIADIAKRARSGGLKPDELSGGTFTITNIGSQGALFDTPILVPPQAAMLGTGAIVKRPVVVTDESGSESIGVRSMCYLPLTYDHRLVDGADAGRFLTTIKQRLEQGAFEADLGL; translated from the coding sequence ATGGCCTTCTCCGTCCAGATGCCAGCGCTTGGTGAGAGTGTCACCGAGGGAACTGTCACGCGGTGGCTCAAGCAGGAAGGAGACGCGGTCGAAGTTGACGAACCCTTGCTCGAAGTCTCCACGGACAAGGTGGACACGGAAATCCCGTCTCCCGTGGCCGGCGTTCTCAGCAAGATCGTTGCTCAGGAAGACGACACCGTCGAAATCGGTGGCGAACTTGCCGTGATCGGCGACGCCGGTGAGGCTCCCGCCTCCGACTCCGCTCCCGCACCCGCCGCCGAAGAGCCCGCCGCAGAGCCGGCTCCCGCCGCGGAGGCACCGGCCGCAGAGCCCGCGCCCGCAGCGTCCGGCGGTTCCGCCGAGGGCACCGCGGTGAACATGCCCGAACTGGGCGAGTCCGTCACCGAGGGCACCGTCACCCGCTGGCTCAAGGCCGTCGGCGACGAGGTCGCCGTGGACGAGCCGCTCGTCGAGGTGTCCACCGACAAGGTCGACACGGAGATCCCGTCGCCCGTCGCAGGCACGCTCCTCGAGATCAGCGCGGAGGAAGACGACACCGTCGCCGTCGGCGGTCAGCTCGCCGTCATCGGTTCGGGTGCGCCCGCCGCCAAGCCGGCGCCGAAGCCCGAGCCCACCCCCGAGCCCGCGAAGCCCGCTCCGGCCCCGGAACCGGCGAAGCCCGCACCCGCCCAGAGCGCTCCGGCTCCGGCCGCCGCACCGGCAGCATCCGCGCCGGCTCCCGCCGCCGCTGCACCTGCTGCCGCGGCCACGTCCGGAGACAGCACGCCGTACGTCACCCCGCTGGTGCGCAAGCTCGCCGCGGACAACGGCGTCGACCTGTCCTCGGTGACGGGCACCGGAGTCGGTGGCCGCATCCGTAAGCAGGATGTTCTCGCTGCCGCCGAGGCCAAGAAGGCACCGGCCGCCGCTGCCGCGCCTGCTGCCGCACCGGCCGCCGCCGCTGCTCCCGCAGCCGCCTCCGCCGGGGTCCGCCCCGAGCTGGCGCACCTGCGCGGAACAACGCAGAAGGCCAACCGGATTCGCCAGATCACGGCCACGAAGACCCGGGAGTCGCTGCAGAGCACGGCGCAGCTCACCCAGACCTTCGAGATCGACGTCACCAGGATCGCGGCCCTGCGCGCGCAGGCCAAGAACACCTTCCTCGAGCGCGAGGGCGTCAAGCTCACGTTCCTCCCGTTCTTCGCGAAGGCCGTCGTCGAGGCGCTGAAGTCTCACCCGAACATCAACGCCAGCTACGACGAGGCGAACAAGCAGATCACCTACTACGACGCCGAGCACCTGGGCATCGCGGTCGACACCGACCAGGGCCTGCTGTCCCCCGTGATCCACAACGCCGGCGACCTGTCGCTGGCCGGACTGGCCCGCGCCATCGCGGACATCGCCAAGCGCGCCCGCTCCGGTGGGCTGAAGCCGGACGAGCTGTCCGGTGGCACGTTCACGATCACGAACATCGGCAGCCAGGGCGCCCTGTTCGACACCCCGATCCTCGTGCCGCCGCAGGCCGCGATGCTCGGAACCGGTGCGATCGTCAAGCGTCCCGTGGTCGTGACCGACGAGTCCGGCAGTGAGAGCATCGGCGTCCGCTCGATGTGCTACCTGCCGCTCACGTACGATCACCGCCTCGTCGACGGTGCCGACGCCGGCCGCTTCCTGACGACGATCAAGCAGCGTCTGGAGCAGGGCGCGTTCGAGGCCGATCTCGGCCTCTGA
- a CDS encoding oxidoreductase: MGLFDRFSRPRSGRSQASPEDAAHLANWTRTHLGVEAYVEPRTTVTEVTVVLVAADGEWTRRRVGGERGARKLGEDLRIPVYDVRKTGYPQRMRDHDARRRIERKRERERDL; encoded by the coding sequence GTGGGGTTGTTCGACCGTTTCTCGCGGCCTCGGTCCGGCCGATCCCAGGCGTCCCCGGAGGACGCCGCCCATCTCGCGAACTGGACTCGCACGCACCTCGGTGTGGAGGCGTATGTGGAACCGCGCACGACAGTGACCGAAGTCACCGTCGTGCTCGTCGCGGCGGACGGTGAGTGGACCCGGCGCCGGGTGGGCGGCGAACGCGGCGCCCGCAAACTCGGGGAGGATCTCCGCATCCCGGTGTACGACGTCCGCAAGACCGGCTACCCGCAGCGGATGCGTGACCACGACGCACGGCGCCGCATCGAGCGGAAGCGGGAGCGCGAACGCGACCTGTAG
- a CDS encoding leucyl aminopeptidase has product MSTRTARPLGPQLALAGTVGKRVDVLVIGLTSSPDGPEIALGDGIVDESVLTDLLDTLVTVGASGKAEETTRIPAPGALPVDSVLAVGLGSAEKLGAEQIRKSAGAAARALSGVGTVATTLSALDLGAAAEGFALGAYRFTEFKSAKSAPGPDAQPVSRVELLVSSPRAKESKDTLARSSAIAEAVATAREFVNTPPSHLFPAEFADRAKALGTDAGLKVEVLDEKALEKNGYGGILGVGKGSSRLPRLVRLSYAAKKRNAPKVALVGKGITFDTGGISIKPAAGMENMTSDMGGAAAVVATVVLAAKLGLPVDVTATVPMAENMPSSTAQRPGDVLTQYGGTTVEVINTDAEGRLVLADAIVRACEDDPDYLIDTATLTGAQMVALGNRTPGVMGTDEFRDRVAAISQKIGENAWAMPMPAELRSDLDSKIADLANVTNHRWGGMLAAALYLKEFVADGVQWAHIDVAGPAYNSSGPWGYTGRGGTGVPVRTMISVIEDIAANG; this is encoded by the coding sequence GTGAGCACTCGCACAGCCCGACCCCTCGGACCACAACTCGCACTGGCCGGCACCGTCGGCAAGCGCGTGGACGTGTTGGTGATCGGTCTGACGTCGAGCCCGGACGGCCCCGAAATCGCGCTCGGAGACGGCATCGTCGACGAATCGGTGCTGACCGATCTGCTCGACACGCTCGTCACTGTGGGCGCCTCCGGCAAGGCCGAGGAGACCACCCGCATCCCGGCACCCGGCGCGCTGCCGGTCGACAGTGTGCTCGCCGTCGGACTCGGTTCGGCCGAGAAGCTGGGCGCCGAGCAGATCCGGAAGTCCGCGGGTGCCGCGGCGCGGGCACTCAGCGGTGTCGGCACCGTCGCGACCACGCTGTCCGCGCTCGATCTCGGTGCGGCAGCGGAAGGTTTCGCGCTCGGCGCGTACCGGTTCACCGAATTCAAGTCCGCGAAGTCCGCTCCCGGTCCGGACGCACAGCCCGTGTCGCGCGTCGAGTTGCTGGTGTCGTCCCCTCGCGCGAAGGAGTCGAAGGACACCCTCGCGCGCTCGTCGGCGATCGCCGAAGCCGTCGCCACCGCACGCGAATTCGTCAACACTCCCCCGAGCCACCTCTTCCCCGCCGAATTCGCCGACCGCGCAAAGGCACTCGGCACCGACGCCGGGCTGAAGGTCGAGGTCCTGGACGAGAAGGCACTCGAAAAGAACGGGTACGGCGGCATCCTCGGCGTGGGCAAGGGCTCGTCCCGGCTGCCGCGACTGGTCCGCCTGAGCTACGCCGCCAAGAAGCGGAACGCCCCCAAGGTCGCGCTCGTCGGCAAGGGCATCACCTTCGACACCGGCGGCATCTCCATCAAGCCCGCCGCGGGCATGGAAAACATGACGTCCGACATGGGCGGCGCCGCAGCCGTTGTCGCGACCGTGGTCCTCGCCGCGAAACTCGGACTGCCCGTCGACGTCACCGCCACCGTCCCGATGGCCGAGAACATGCCGTCGTCCACCGCGCAGCGCCCCGGCGACGTCCTCACCCAGTACGGCGGAACCACCGTCGAGGTCATCAACACCGACGCGGAGGGACGCCTCGTCCTCGCCGACGCCATCGTCCGCGCCTGCGAGGACGATCCCGATTACCTGATCGACACGGCGACGCTCACCGGCGCGCAGATGGTGGCACTGGGCAACCGAACCCCCGGTGTCATGGGCACCGACGAGTTCCGCGACCGCGTCGCCGCCATCTCCCAGAAGATCGGCGAGAACGCGTGGGCCATGCCGATGCCCGCCGAACTGCGCTCGGACCTCGATTCGAAGATCGCCGACCTCGCCAACGTCACGAATCACCGCTGGGGCGGCATGCTCGCGGCGGCCCTGTACCTGAAGGAGTTCGTCGCCGACGGCGTCCAGTGGGCGCACATCGACGTCGCCGGACCGGCCTACAACTCGTCCGGACCGTGGGGCTACACCGGCCGCGGCGGTACCGGTGTTCCGGTGCGCACCATGATCTCGGTGATCGAGGACATCGCCGCCAACGGGTAG
- the gcvT gene encoding glycine cleavage system aminomethyltransferase GcvT, translating into MTEEQLSQGPVHAVHVELGATFAPFGGWEMPVSYAGTVAEHTAVRESVGVFDVSHLGKALVRGSGAAAFVNSALTNDLDKIGPGKAQYTLCCTPSGGVIDDLIAYYVSPDEVFLVPNAANTADVVAALTAAAPDGITVKDQHRDFGVIAVQGPKSVEVLTALGLPTDIDYMAFADATWDGVPVRVCRSGYTGEIGFELLPRWDDSEKLFRAAVEQVRAHGGQVAGLGARDTLRTEMGYPLHGHELSLEISPLEARCGWAIGWKKPKFWGKETLADEKASGPARKLWGIKALDRGVLRAGQTVLRGGESIGETTSGTFSPTLKVGIALALLDSGSGVSAGDEISVDVRGRSLRAEVVSPPFVEINTK; encoded by the coding sequence ATGACCGAGGAGCAGTTGTCGCAGGGGCCCGTCCACGCCGTCCACGTCGAACTCGGGGCCACGTTCGCTCCGTTCGGCGGCTGGGAGATGCCCGTGTCGTATGCCGGCACCGTCGCCGAGCACACCGCGGTCCGCGAATCGGTGGGAGTCTTCGACGTCAGTCACCTCGGCAAGGCTCTCGTGCGGGGCAGCGGCGCCGCTGCCTTCGTGAACTCGGCGCTGACCAACGACCTCGACAAGATCGGCCCCGGCAAGGCGCAGTACACGCTGTGTTGCACGCCGTCGGGTGGAGTGATCGACGATCTGATCGCCTATTACGTGAGCCCGGACGAGGTGTTCCTCGTCCCGAATGCCGCCAACACCGCGGACGTGGTCGCGGCGCTGACCGCCGCGGCGCCCGACGGGATCACGGTGAAGGACCAGCACCGGGACTTCGGCGTGATCGCCGTGCAGGGCCCGAAGTCGGTGGAGGTGCTCACCGCGCTCGGCCTGCCCACCGACATCGACTACATGGCCTTCGCGGACGCCACCTGGGACGGCGTTCCCGTCCGTGTCTGCCGCAGCGGGTACACCGGCGAGATCGGGTTCGAACTGCTGCCACGCTGGGACGACAGCGAGAAGTTGTTCCGGGCGGCGGTCGAGCAGGTCCGCGCCCACGGCGGCCAGGTCGCCGGTCTCGGTGCCCGGGACACGTTGCGCACCGAGATGGGGTACCCGCTGCACGGGCACGAGCTGTCGCTGGAGATCTCCCCGCTCGAGGCGCGATGCGGCTGGGCGATCGGCTGGAAGAAGCCGAAGTTCTGGGGCAAGGAGACCCTCGCCGACGAGAAGGCGTCCGGCCCGGCCCGCAAGCTGTGGGGCATCAAGGCGCTGGACCGCGGGGTCCTGCGCGCCGGTCAGACCGTGCTCCGCGGCGGCGAGTCGATCGGCGAGACCACGTCGGGCACGTTCTCGCCCACGCTCAAGGTCGGGATCGCGCTGGCGCTGCTCGATTCCGGGTCCGGGGTGTCGGCCGGAGACGAGATCTCCGTGGACGTCCGGGGGCGCTCGCTGCGCGCCGAGGTGGTGTCTCCGCCGTTCGTGGAGATCAACACCAAGTAA